The stretch of DNA CCTCTGCACATCCAACAATGGGTAATAAATACCCAGATGCAAAATGGTCTATAATATCAAGCCAGTAAAGACCTGCTTTTGTTGTGAATAATAAACTGCCTACTAATCCAAGCGATACTACAGCAGTAGTGGCTTTTTTTCTGCTTATCTCAAATTTATCCATAATAGATGCAGTTACTGCCTCTACAAGAGAAATAGATGAGGAAAGACCTGCCAATATAAGTGCCAAGAAGAATATTATTGCAAGTATCCATCCCACATAAGGTATCATTGATAATGCCTTTGGGAATACCACAAATGCCAAAACTATACCCTTATTTATCACTTCATTTAACGGAAGACCTGTGCTATATGCCATATACCCCAATGTGCTAAAAACTGCCAAACCTGCTAAAAAAGAATAACCGCAATTTAAAAGGGCTACGCTAAAAGCACTTGTGGTCAAATCTACTTTTTTAGGCAAATAACTAGCATAAACTATCATAACACCAAAACCCAGAGTTAATGAGTAAAATATTTGAGAGAATGCACTAATCCAAACATTAAAATTTAACAGAGCTCCGAAGTTTGGTGTTAAATACCAATTCAATCCCTCAAGAGCTCCGGGTAATGTTAGTCCTCTTACAAGTAATATCAATGTAAGAATAAATAATGCAGGCATGAAAATCTTGTTTGCCTTTTCAAGACCATTTTTAACACCCAATCTTATTATACCGTAGTTTATTAACCATAAAACTATTGTAGATATTAAAACGCCTGTTGAGAAACCCCCAATACTACCGACATTTGGTGAAATAGAAAGAATACTTCCAAAGAAATAATTTTTAAAATCAAGGGGAAATCCATTTAATATTATATTATACAGATAGTATAAACACCAGCCAATAATAACAATATAATATGTAGTTATGGTAAATCCAGAAAATACTGCAAGCCAGCCTACCCATTCATTTTTTTCACTTATTCTTTTGAACGCTAACGGAGCAGAACCTCTTGTAGAATGCCCAACAGAGAATTCAAGAAGCAATAATGGAATACCTACACAGAACAAGGCTATAAAATAAGGTATTAGAAATGCACCGCCCCCTTACTATATACCATATAGGGAAATCTCCAAATATTACCGAGACCTATTGCAGAACCTACTGCTGCCAATATAAACCCCAATTTAGAATTCCATAATTCTCTTGCCACTATACCACCTTTTACTGTATTACCTTATAATATTACTTTTTACTGTATTAAAATGCCGTTTTCTTTAAGCCTACCTATCACACTATCCCATGATGGAAGATTGGTTTGACAGCCCCTTTTTTCTACAACAAAGGAAGCTACGCATGATGCAATAATTCCACAATCCTTTAAATCGTATCCTTTTAAGTATGCCGTTAAAAATCCTGCTCTATAACTGTCGCCTGCTCCTGTTGGGTCTATAACATTTGTAGGAATTGCAGGAACTTTTATACTATTGCCATCGTGATAAATAATGCTTCCGTCCTTGCCATAGGTTATTATTAAGGTATTTATTTTTTCTATAAATTTATCCTGTTTTACATCCAATAGCTTCAAAACCCTTTCGTATTCATGATTGTTCATAAACATGAAATCCACATATTTTATCATTGATTCCATGTCTTCCTTACTATACAATGGTAAGTCCTGACCCGGGTCAAAAGATACAAGAGTTCGGGAATCTTTTGCTTTTTCCGCACATTTCATATTAAATTTCGGGTCACCTGTTGCTAAATGGACAATATCCACATCAAAAGTTGGAGGGTTTAACTCTTTGTAATGTTTAGCAGCACCCCATAAAAAAAAGGTTATCTGGTTATTGTTGGGATCTGTAAAAATCCATGCTTTTGGTGTTTCTTCTTCATCCGAATGATAAACACCAGATATATCAATGTTTAAATGTTTTAGATAACTATGATACCCTGAATTTATAAAATCATAACCTACGCATGAAACTATGCCTGATTTCAATCCTAATTTAGCCACCCCTACGGAAACATTACAGGCAGCTCCTCCGTAATATTTTTTAGCGGATGGTATCTGAACAGATGTGTTAGGTTCTGGAAATTTTTCAACATTAAATATATAATCAAGGGCTATATGCCCAACAGAAATTATTTTTTTGTTGTTTATTTTTTCAACAATAGCTTCATCTGCATCTATATATTCACCCATAACTATCACCTACAAATTTTAATGGCTTTACTCAGGTCTATAATATTTTTATAAATTGCAGAGCCTATAACTACGCCCTCTACACCTATTTCTTTTAATTTTAAAAGGTCATCATAGGTGGTTATTCCTCCTGAGGCTATAATTGGTATATTAAGGGAATCTACAAGCTCCTTAATAGGTTTAATAGTTATGCCCTTTAAAAGACCTTCGACATCTACATTTGTAAATAAAATACTTCCAGCTCCTTTTTCTTCCAATACTTTCCCAATTTCAACAGGAGAATATTTAGTTTTTTCTTTCCATCCTTTTATTACAACTTTTCCATCTTTTGCATCAAGAGCTACCATTATTTTTTCTTTTTCAACCTTTTTTGATAACTCTTTAATAATATTAGGATTTTCAACTGCTGATGTGCCTAATATAACCCGTGCTGCTCCAATATCTATAAGATTCAATGCATCATTGACCGTTCTTATGCCTCCCCCAATCTGAACAGGAACAGGAATGGATTTTATAATTTTCTTTATTATTTCTTCATTGGTATTTGTTTGGTATATGGCTTTATCTAAATCAACTAAATGAATCATCGGAGCTCCTTTACTTACCCATTTTTTTGCAATTTCCAATGGATTTTCGAGCTCTAAATGTTTCTTGTTTGGGTTTCCCTGTATAAGCTGAACACATTTTTTGTCTTTTATATCTACCGCTGGAATTACCATCATTATTTCACCATGAAAATACTTTCTAAATAATTAATATTATATAATAATTTCGAATAATTTGGAATTAACATTATGATATTTAGGAAAATCATTTAGGACAATCCTGATGAATGTATTAATCCAAAAATACCACTTGATATAATTTCAATGGAGATTGCACTTAATATCAGACCCATAAGTCTTACTATTGCCTTAATGCCTGAGGTTTTTAGAATATGGGCAATTTTATCGGATGAGTATAATATCACCCCAGATACCAGTGCTGCCAGTATTATCGAAAATAGCACTATTATTTTATCATATATTGTATAGCTGTGTTCCATTAATATGATACTCGTTGTAATAGTCCCAGGACCTGCCAGTAAAGGTATTGCTAATGGCACTACTGCAATATCATCCAACTGCACCATTTCTTCTTTTTCTTTTGGAGTTTGTCGAGTTTTTGAGACCTGAGCATGAAGCATATCCCATGATATTTTTAATATCAATAACCCCCCTGCAACTTTAAATGAATCTATGGTAATCCCAAAAAATTCAAATATCCATTTTCCAAAAAATCCAAAGATTATCAATGTAAGTATAACCACAATAGTTGATTTTTTTAGTAGTTTTATCCTCTCTTTTTCAGTATTATTCGATGTCCATATATAAAATAAAGGCACAAGACCTATTGGATTCATAATAATAAATAGGGAGGTAAAGGCATAAATAAAGAAACTAAGATTAAATCCCATTTTTTCACCAATAACTTATATATAAAATCCCAATATACGTCATATATATAATAGAATTATAGGTAAATATAATTTACAAATACCTTGCCCTTTTTTCAACATCCGCTATATGATTTATTACAGTTTTCCACTGGGGATATATTTTATAGCCTTCCAGAATTCTATTCCATATTTCCTCAAATCTGTCAAAATGGATACTTAAAATGGATTTTTTTAGCACAATTAAATCCACAGCCTTATCTTCTACAAGATTTGAGAATTTTCCAAGTCCAAAATCTATAATATATACTTTATTATTTTTATTATTCTTATTATTACTTTTATTATTATTTAAATTATTTTTACCTTCGATATTAATTTTTTTATTTTCATAATTATTTTTATTACCGCTATTATCTTGGGAATATACTTTACTATTTTGAATATGCTTTTTATTATTGTTATTATCCACATTATCATCCCTCCTAATTATAAAATTCGATGTTGTAAGGTCATTATGTATGATATCATTTTCATGAAGTTTTCCAACAATAGCTCCTATCTCATAACAACAGTCTAAATTCCCATTATCTCTTTCTATTTCTTCCTTTGCAAGTTTTCCCGCTATATATTCCATAGTTATAATATTGTTATCTTTATCTATATCAAATATGCAAGGTGCATTAATATTAAAGTC from Methanothermococcus okinawensis IH1 encodes:
- a CDS encoding carbohydrate kinase family protein, translated to MGEYIDADEAIVEKINNKKIISVGHIALDYIFNVEKFPEPNTSVQIPSAKKYYGGAACNVSVGVAKLGLKSGIVSCVGYDFINSGYHSYLKHLNIDISGVYHSDEEETPKAWIFTDPNNNQITFFLWGAAKHYKELNPPTFDVDIVHLATGDPKFNMKCAEKAKDSRTLVSFDPGQDLPLYSKEDMESMIKYVDFMFMNNHEYERVLKLLDVKQDKFIEKINTLIITYGKDGSIIYHDGNSIKVPAIPTNVIDPTGAGDSYRAGFLTAYLKGYDLKDCGIIASCVASFVVEKRGCQTNLPSWDSVIGRLKENGILIQ
- the hisA gene encoding 1-(5-phosphoribosyl)-5-[(5-phosphoribosylamino)methylideneamino]imidazole-4-carboxamide isomerase encodes the protein MMVIPAVDIKDKKCVQLIQGNPNKKHLELENPLEIAKKWVSKGAPMIHLVDLDKAIYQTNTNEEIIKKIIKSIPVPVQIGGGIRTVNDALNLIDIGAARVILGTSAVENPNIIKELSKKVEKEKIMVALDAKDGKVVIKGWKEKTKYSPVEIGKVLEEKGAGSILFTNVDVEGLLKGITIKPIKELVDSLNIPIIASGGITTYDDLLKLKEIGVEGVVIGSAIYKNIIDLSKAIKICR
- a CDS encoding MarC family protein, producing MGFNLSFFIYAFTSLFIIMNPIGLVPLFYIWTSNNTEKERIKLLKKSTIVVILTLIIFGFFGKWIFEFFGITIDSFKVAGGLLILKISWDMLHAQVSKTRQTPKEKEEMVQLDDIAVVPLAIPLLAGPGTITTSIILMEHSYTIYDKIIVLFSIILAALVSGVILYSSDKIAHILKTSGIKAIVRLMGLILSAISIEIISSGIFGLIHSSGLS